cattttccGTCTTAACTTCTGAAATTGATTTCTCAAAGAGCCACTGTCCCATTTGCCATGGCACCAAGCTAGTGTGTGGACACAGCAGGCGAAAGATACAATCACAGCTGCAATGCCGAAAATATAACCTACTATGGACAAAATTGCTATCAAACAAGGTCGACTGAAATCCACACAAATTCCTTTTTGATGTGGGCATAGTTTTCCAGACATCATGTCCTTGAGTAAGCCCATTTGTTGAGATACAGTTGTGCAATTTGTCTGTAAGTTAGCAATCAATTCAGCTTCTAACTTAGGTTTTGGTGTTACCACGCCTAAACCATGACTCATAGCGTATACATCTTGGATTTCTATTGGATGTAATAAGTCTCTACAGAAATTAACATCTTGCAAATAAACTGTATCAGGCATATCTTTGCTTGTATCACCGACACATCTCACTGCTTTGACACatctatttaaattttgatcGTAATATGATTTCTCATCAGTATATTTAACGTTACAATCAACTGGTGAACAGTTTTCCAAAGAGTTTTGGTCTATTGACTCACAATCTTCGATCTTTTTCTTTTCGACATATTTACTAACCATCTTCGACTTCTTCCCCAGTTTCGAAAGTCTCGTATCAAAAGTAATATTGAAGAGTTGTCTCTTTGCCAATTTGCGTCCACATTTGTAGTTCAGAGCAAAAGCACAGAAACCTGTTTTGTCGTGTTGGAATACAGTAGGATGAATAAATACTAAAGTCTTTCGGTCTTTGGGCTTTATTATTTCCACGTTTTCTCCGTAAACTTGCATAGCATCACAACCTTGATCTTCGACAGTCAAGCAGCACAGTTTAGGTCTAGCAAAGACTCTACAATGATTGACCCGATCCTGATTTTCGACGTCTAAATAGAACTGTAGCGACACCGAGTTTTTTGTAACGGAAATACACCTTTGTCTAGTGTTAAGATCGTTGCTAATATGGGTTCgataaataatagaaaataaataaacatttctttTCGAACATATTGACAGACGCATTCTGCGTGACAACTAATTTTTGTCTATGAATTTATCCTGCATGAAGATTCCGACATTAAAATCAAACGTTTTCAAGTTGTTGCCAGGTGTGAACATTGCGTgataattttacaaatatttctgAACACATGCTTCGACAACCACCCCTCACACCCCTGCAATACAAAAAACTGgcctaaaataatttaagtcaTAAAATATTCTGTCATACTTACATCTTTTTCAAATTCCGAAACAAATCA
This sequence is a window from Choristoneura fumiferana chromosome 10, NRCan_CFum_1, whole genome shotgun sequence. Protein-coding genes within it:
- the LOC141431689 gene encoding uncharacterized protein, producing the protein MAETLEAEEWRVGLRSSLEKTEYLLMRNVDVEDLVGEPNIIGESKSARLRCLGHVERMGEDRAAKRAYLGQPTGRRPIGRPRYRWLYEVRKDLCDMQLGGGPQSGGHEGLGHGSEGPQQAQACKVHSKVQAHKVHNKGQAHKVHSKVQVRKVRNKVQVRKVRSKVQVRKARNRAQVRKARNRAQVRKARNRAQARKFYLDVENQDRVNHCRVFARPKLCCLTVEDQGCDAMQVYGENVEIIKPKDRKTLVFIHPTVFQHDKTGFCAFALNYKCGRKLAKRQLFNITFDTRLSKLGKKSKMVSKYVEKKKIEDCESIDQNSLENCSPVDCNVKYTDEKSYYDQNLNRCVKAVRCVGDTSKDMPDTVYLQDVNFCRDLLHPIEIQDVYAMSHGLGVVTPKPKLEAELIANLQTNCTTVSQQMGLLKDMMSGKLCPHQKGICVDFSRPCLIAILSIVGYIFGIAAVIVSFACCVHTLAWCHGKWDRKDPPVVIQRTFSTRNSNIKNNLLREVITHDIPLELRSSVIDVCDRVGKEVKWQKRYRVADIGRIGLDREASECTSSTSTLQIDSEED